One genomic window of Quercus lobata isolate SW786 chromosome 9, ValleyOak3.0 Primary Assembly, whole genome shotgun sequence includes the following:
- the LOC115961722 gene encoding toll/interleukin-1 receptor-like protein has protein sequence MAGSFEYEYDVFVSYCEEDTRTSFAGHLFAAFDRKKIRAYRGEEAGPELLKEIETSNIAVVVFSKNYAASHLCLDELVKIMECKRLFNQRVIPIFYDVSPSEVRKQKGNLSEALLNGPEDKVNSWKVALTDAANLAGLHLKPYRPEPEFIEEIVEVIWKRLKGKSSTVQSRRQIDNPGVGVGVGVGEDSSIIISQNDASSVQNAIAEWSRLFFLALYRHFVVLIVATVSR, from the exons ATGGCTGGTTCCTTTGAATACGAATACGATGTCTTCGTTAGTTATTGTGAGGAAGATACCCGCACAAGCTTTGCCGGACATCTCTTTGCCGCTTTTGACCGTAAAAAGATACGTGCGTATAGAGGGGAAGAGGCTGGACCGGAGTTATTGAAGGAAATTGAGACATCAAATATTGCAGTTGTGGTGTTCTCCAAAAACTACGCTGCTTCGCATTTGTGCCTGGATGAGCTGGTGAAGATCATGGAATGCAAAAGGCTGTTCAATCAAAGGGTGATCCCTATTTTCTATGATGTGTCTCCATCTGAGGTACGAAAACAGAAGGGGAATTTGTCGGAGGCGTTGCTGAATGGCCCTGAAGATAAGGTGAATAGTTGGAAGGTTGCTTTAACGGACGCTGCAAACTTGGCTGGATTGCATTTGAAACCGTATCg TCCAGAGCCAGAGTTTATAGAGGAAATTGTTGAAGTCATTTGGAAAAGACTAAAAGGGAAATCATCCACCGTTCAATCCCGTCGTCAGATTGATAATCCCGGTGTCGGTGTCGGTGTCGGTGTCGGTGAAGACTCTTCAATAATCATCTCGCAAAATGATGCTTCATCTGTTCAAAATGCTATTGCTGAGTGGagtcgtcttttttttttagccttaTATAGACATTTTGTTGTACTTATTGTTGCCACTGTCAGTAGATAG